Proteins found in one Pararge aegeria chromosome 12, ilParAegt1.1, whole genome shotgun sequence genomic segment:
- the LOC120627804 gene encoding uncharacterized protein LOC120627804 codes for MIKTTMYQLNPIRLIEEIKKRPGLYRTEHPADREEKLQLWKEVGAEIYDDWDSFNKATAYDRVLQLQRKWRSLRDAYNRELRARKSTQRGHRRVYIYFKRMSFLGGFEGTVSEEDEDGNDIIFANSPSEDPDPLFPVGPENKPAVKVKRKRRKKSISSYDEAPEEMEMPVFNMDVAEETDSDKLFLMSFLPEMKQLPANVKMWARAQIANVMQEAVTCHFNNSFPSTSNVMDRSNSMAMGRNSPMVKHRRVSSEQFGENI; via the exons ATGATAAAAACGACCATGTACCAGCTGAACCCGATCCGCCTGATCGAGGAGATCAAGAAGCGGCCGGGGCTGTACCGCACCGAGCACCCAGCTGACCGCGAGGAGAAGTTGCAGCTGTGGAAGGAGGTCGGTGCGGAGATATACGACGACTGGGACAGCTTCAACAAGGCCACGGCGTACGATCGGG TGCTGCAATTGCAAAGAAAATGGCGGTCTCTCCGCGACGCGTACAACCGGGAGCTAAGGGCAAGGAAGTCTACGCAGCGAGGCCACCGACGTGTTTATATCTACTTCAAAAGGATGAGCTTCCTTGGAGGCTTTGAGGGAACTGTGAGCGAAGA GGACGAGGATGGGAATGATATAATATTCGCCAATTCGCCCTCAGAGGATCCGGACCCCCTGTTCCCAGTGGGTCCGGAAAATAAACCGGCGGTCAAAGTGAAACGAAAGCGTCGCAAGAAATCCATTTCATCGTACGACGAAGCACCTGAGGAAATGGAGATGCCCGTATTTAACATGGATGTGGCCGAAGAGACCGACAGTGACAAGTTATTTCTAATGTCATTCCTGCCAGAGATGAAGCAACTGCCCGCAAACGTCAAGATGTGGGCGCGTGCACAGATAGCAAATGTCATGCAAGAAGCTGTCACTTGTCACTTCAACAACTCGTTTCCCAGCACTAGTAATGTCATGGACAGAAGTAACAGCATGGCGATGGGTAGGAACAGTCCCATGGTCAAACATAGGAGGGTAAGTTCGGAACAGTTTGgagaaaatatatag
- the LOC120627803 gene encoding uncharacterized protein LOC120627803 isoform X2 — MSTYSLDAEKFIAEIKKHRELWDVDSKGKPFRNSAKEKAWCAVARVFIQDFDALTKPEQAEVYRKLYNKWRNIRDAYVRNVRSTRVNKSGGYIFMKQLTFLDTRYKPNPNGSNKCDDQSNDPTSDEEDDANNENNSGESDEPSVIEHLKRRRVSKKRKKIEIVNTSSTDTGYVDESRRKNWPTIEIVDPAMSTMTTMPCSEFENPISMSRLNEEVGSEVVSVATFDEDRSFFDSLLPAVREFDMDQKLKFRYEVLRTIKDIRSSDQSQACKPEPTSAYYIE, encoded by the exons ATGTCGACATATTCGCTGGACGCAGAGAAGTTCATCGCAGAAATCAAGAAGCATAGAGAGCTGTGGGACGTGGACTCCAAGGGCAAGCCCTTTAGGAACAGCGCCAAGGAGAAGGCCTGGTGCGCGGTCGCCAGGGTTTTCATTCAGGACTTCGACGCGCTCACTAAACCCGAACAGGCCGAAGTTT ATCGCAAATTATACAACAAATGGCGCAACATCCGGGACGCGTACGTCCGGAACGTAAGGAGCACACGCGTTAATAAGTCCGGCGGCTACATTTTCATGAAGCAACTCACATTCCTCGACACCCGGTACAAACCCAACCCCAACGGCTCTAACAAGTGCGACGACCAATCCAACGACCCGACCAGTGACGAAGAAGATGACGCTAACAACGAAAACAACTCGGGCGAAAGCGATGAACCATCTGTCATAGAGCACCTTAAACGCCGCAGGGTTtcaaagaaaaggaaaaaaatagaaATCGTTAACACATCGAGCACAGACACGGGTTACGTCGATGAAAGCCGACGGAAGAATTGGCCAACCATAGAAATAGTCGACCCAGCTATGAGCACTATGACTACGATGCCGTGTTCGGAATTCGAAAACCCGATTTCCATGTCGCGACTCAACGAAGAAGTCGGTAGCGAAGTTGTGTCGGTTGCGACGTTCGACGAAGACCGTTCCTTCTTTGATTCATTACTACCAGCAGTGCGGGAGTTCGACATGGATCAGAAACTGAAGTTCAGATACGAAGTTCTGAGAACAATCAAAGATATTCGATCGAGCGACCAGAGCCAGGCTTGTAAACCGGAGCCTACGTCTGCATATTATATTGAATAG
- the LOC120627803 gene encoding uncharacterized protein LOC120627803 isoform X1 encodes MVGWLVLGINQSETSIISIKVNMSTYSLDAEKFIAEIKKHRELWDVDSKGKPFRNSAKEKAWCAVARVFIQDFDALTKPEQAEVYRKLYNKWRNIRDAYVRNVRSTRVNKSGGYIFMKQLTFLDTRYKPNPNGSNKCDDQSNDPTSDEEDDANNENNSGESDEPSVIEHLKRRRVSKKRKKIEIVNTSSTDTGYVDESRRKNWPTIEIVDPAMSTMTTMPCSEFENPISMSRLNEEVGSEVVSVATFDEDRSFFDSLLPAVREFDMDQKLKFRYEVLRTIKDIRSSDQSQACKPEPTSAYYIE; translated from the exons ATGGTCGGATGGTTGGTGCTTGGCATTAACCAATCTGAAACGTctattattag tATAAAAGTGAACATGTCGACATATTCGCTGGACGCAGAGAAGTTCATCGCAGAAATCAAGAAGCATAGAGAGCTGTGGGACGTGGACTCCAAGGGCAAGCCCTTTAGGAACAGCGCCAAGGAGAAGGCCTGGTGCGCGGTCGCCAGGGTTTTCATTCAGGACTTCGACGCGCTCACTAAACCCGAACAGGCCGAAGTTT ATCGCAAATTATACAACAAATGGCGCAACATCCGGGACGCGTACGTCCGGAACGTAAGGAGCACACGCGTTAATAAGTCCGGCGGCTACATTTTCATGAAGCAACTCACATTCCTCGACACCCGGTACAAACCCAACCCCAACGGCTCTAACAAGTGCGACGACCAATCCAACGACCCGACCAGTGACGAAGAAGATGACGCTAACAACGAAAACAACTCGGGCGAAAGCGATGAACCATCTGTCATAGAGCACCTTAAACGCCGCAGGGTTtcaaagaaaaggaaaaaaatagaaATCGTTAACACATCGAGCACAGACACGGGTTACGTCGATGAAAGCCGACGGAAGAATTGGCCAACCATAGAAATAGTCGACCCAGCTATGAGCACTATGACTACGATGCCGTGTTCGGAATTCGAAAACCCGATTTCCATGTCGCGACTCAACGAAGAAGTCGGTAGCGAAGTTGTGTCGGTTGCGACGTTCGACGAAGACCGTTCCTTCTTTGATTCATTACTACCAGCAGTGCGGGAGTTCGACATGGATCAGAAACTGAAGTTCAGATACGAAGTTCTGAGAACAATCAAAGATATTCGATCGAGCGACCAGAGCCAGGCTTGTAAACCGGAGCCTACGTCTGCATATTATATTGAATAG